In Pedobacter sp. W3I1, one DNA window encodes the following:
- a CDS encoding DUF2798 domain-containing protein, whose translation MKKEHFKYINTLFVVIPMTLIMAFVGLMRNYGFGDEWFIKFLKAWIVMLPVAYFAAFIIIPNARKLAEKITSKT comes from the coding sequence ATGAAGAAAGAACATTTCAAATACATCAACACACTTTTCGTAGTTATCCCTATGACATTAATTATGGCATTTGTAGGGTTAATGCGCAACTACGGTTTTGGCGATGAGTGGTTTATCAAATTCTTAAAAGCATGGATCGTTATGTTGCCCGTAGCTTATTTTGCTGCCTTTATCATTATTCCCAATGCACGGAAGCTGGCCGAAAAGATCACTTCTAAAACCTAA
- a CDS encoding RNA polymerase sigma factor — translation MHGSRAAQFELYKLYAKAMYNVALRILNYEEEAEDVLQEAFLDAFTRIVDFRQETTFGLWLKQIVINKSINYLRKRKMEFVSTDELSEVPDEDSFDDYEVQLQAEEIRTAITQLPDGYRVVLSLYLLEGYDHEEIAHILKISENTSRTQYMRAKKKLKSILEQKGMRDE, via the coding sequence ATGCATGGCAGCCGCGCAGCACAGTTTGAATTGTACAAGCTGTATGCAAAGGCGATGTATAATGTGGCACTGCGCATTTTAAATTATGAGGAAGAGGCCGAAGATGTTTTACAGGAAGCATTTCTGGATGCGTTTACCAGGATTGTAGATTTTAGGCAGGAAACCACTTTCGGGCTTTGGTTAAAGCAGATTGTGATCAACAAATCCATCAATTATTTACGTAAACGTAAAATGGAATTTGTAAGTACCGATGAGCTATCGGAAGTGCCGGATGAAGATAGTTTTGATGACTATGAAGTGCAGTTACAGGCTGAGGAAATAAGAACAGCCATAACCCAATTGCCAGATGGCTACCGGGTGGTGCTGAGTTTGTACTTGTTAGAGGGTTACGACCATGAAGAGATTGCACACATTTTAAAAATTAGTGAAAATACCAGCCGCACACAGTATATGAGGGCTAAAAAGAAGTTAAAAAGTATTTTAGAACAGAAAGGGATGAGAGATGAATAA
- a CDS encoding TlpA disulfide reductase family protein, with the protein MKICFLILLSVFSFTAWAQDVPVKWATQETFFEDLTGKDLPAFSGLTINKKQLSNADLKNQVVVINFWFEKCPPCIAEMPELNSLMAKYGKKAVRFIGITHDSPANARRFQKRNGYKYEIVSLSKDEITKLNINHGFPSNVLVGKDGKIIYATANISFSDPQFKAKSILFEEKLKAALEN; encoded by the coding sequence ATGAAAATTTGCTTTCTTATCCTACTCTCTGTTTTTTCTTTCACGGCCTGGGCACAAGATGTTCCTGTTAAATGGGCTACGCAGGAAACTTTTTTTGAAGATTTAACAGGTAAAGATTTACCTGCTTTTAGCGGTTTAACCATCAATAAAAAACAACTCTCTAATGCCGATTTAAAAAATCAGGTAGTAGTTATTAACTTTTGGTTCGAAAAATGCCCTCCTTGTATAGCCGAAATGCCCGAATTAAACAGCTTGATGGCGAAATATGGCAAAAAAGCTGTAAGGTTTATCGGCATTACTCATGATAGCCCTGCTAATGCCAGGCGTTTTCAAAAACGAAACGGATATAAATACGAAATTGTATCGTTAAGCAAAGACGAGATCACAAAACTGAATATTAATCACGGTTTTCCATCGAATGTATTGGTTGGAAAAGATGGAAAGATTATTTATGCCACTGCCAATATTTCCTTTTCTGACCCACAGTTCAAAGCTAAATCGATACTTTTTGAAGAGAAGTTAAAGGCCGCGCTGGAAAATTAA